A DNA window from Amycolatopsis sp. DSM 110486 contains the following coding sequences:
- a CDS encoding MBL fold metallo-hydrolase, whose protein sequence is MDFGDRQDFEDAARGFVATLDPVTITGADGRAVFDLRPYAYLDGDCPDTVNPSLWRQAQLCRTNGLYEVTTGIYQVRGFDISNMTIVEGGRGVIVIDPLISEECAAAAIALYRAHRGDRPVTAVIYTHSHADHFGGVLGVLPGGAGDVPILAPAGFLEDAVAENVYAGTAMSRRATYMYGITLDVSTTGQVSGGLGIATSTGRLGLLAPTVDITATGQEEVLDGVRVVFQLTPGTEAPAEMNFHFPDHRALCLAENATHNLHNLLTLRGALVRDPRVWAHYLDEAIELFGAATDVAFASHHWPTWTPPAW, encoded by the coding sequence GTGGATTTCGGTGACCGGCAGGACTTCGAGGACGCCGCACGCGGGTTCGTCGCGACGCTCGACCCCGTCACCATCACCGGCGCCGACGGCCGCGCGGTGTTCGACCTGCGCCCGTACGCCTACCTCGACGGCGACTGCCCGGACACGGTGAACCCCAGCCTGTGGCGGCAGGCGCAGCTGTGCCGCACCAACGGGTTGTACGAGGTGACCACCGGCATCTACCAGGTCCGTGGCTTCGACATCTCCAACATGACGATCGTCGAAGGCGGGCGCGGCGTGATCGTGATCGACCCGCTGATCTCGGAGGAATGCGCGGCGGCCGCGATCGCCCTCTACCGCGCCCATCGCGGTGACCGGCCGGTCACCGCCGTCATCTACACGCACTCGCACGCCGACCACTTCGGCGGCGTGCTGGGCGTGTTGCCCGGCGGCGCGGGTGACGTCCCGATCCTCGCCCCGGCGGGCTTCCTCGAGGACGCCGTGGCGGAGAACGTGTACGCGGGCACGGCGATGAGCCGCCGGGCCACGTACATGTACGGCATCACCCTCGACGTGAGCACCACCGGCCAGGTCAGCGGCGGGCTCGGCATCGCCACGTCGACGGGCCGGCTCGGGTTGCTCGCGCCCACCGTCGACATCACCGCGACCGGGCAGGAAGAGGTACTCGACGGCGTCCGCGTCGTCTTCCAGCTCACGCCCGGTACCGAGGCGCCGGCCGAGATGAACTTCCACTTCCCGGACCACCGAGCCCTGTGCCTGGCCGAGAACGCCACGCACAACCTGCACAACCTCCTCACGCTGCGCGGCGCGCTGGTCCGCGACCCGCGCGTCTGGGCCCACTACCTCGACGAGGCGATCGAACTCTTCGGCGCCGCCACCGACGTGGCGT
- a CDS encoding protein kinase, translating to MTGDVSGDLTGRRLGNYRIDSVLGKGGMSVTYQATDVRLGRKVALKVIGDHLGTDAEFRERFVDEARNTSAIDHANVVPLYDFGELEGMLYIAMRMVDGGDLAGLISSGPIAPARALALLDQVADALDTLHNRGLVHLDVKPANVLVTSKETSREHVYVADFGLTRRGATGHRTRGGDFLGSPTYAAPEHLRGEPLDGRTDQYALTCVLFACLTGTPPFKGDVPTVIKGHLNGEPPSVSHVVALPAAVDDVIRKGMAKNPADRYPNCVAMIAAARVALGPLATSDTPPGPPGSGGAEMQNGLSGLGGLGGPGAAGGQGSQGAHGPQGEGAGVPPFGQQPGYGQGGPQGPGGLGGQGNDPAHGAQWSGPGGPGVPSGPGQTGPGGQGAPGQGGPGDGNPWAGPGGWSGAPQNPGQPPGAPPQGPPPGYGYPGMPPQGHQVPHGYPGQHGHPGQPGPQPGYSNQQPGYPNQQQGYPGMHPGYGPPGDPMRLRPPSPAGGAGAFQQSRSGGGRKWLWIGLGIVVLAGLIVGAIFLFGGGDSGGGTTTPTTAPNIPVGPGGPSGSQSGSPSLNPPPASIPIQPSR from the coding sequence GTGACAGGCGATGTGTCGGGGGACCTCACCGGTCGCCGGCTGGGCAACTACCGCATCGACTCGGTGCTCGGCAAGGGCGGCATGAGCGTGACCTACCAGGCCACCGACGTGCGGCTCGGCCGGAAGGTGGCGCTGAAGGTCATCGGCGACCACCTGGGCACCGACGCCGAGTTCCGCGAGCGGTTCGTGGACGAAGCCCGCAACACGTCCGCGATCGACCACGCCAACGTCGTGCCCCTGTACGACTTCGGCGAGCTCGAAGGCATGCTCTACATCGCCATGCGCATGGTCGACGGCGGCGACCTCGCCGGGCTGATCTCTTCGGGCCCGATCGCGCCAGCGCGCGCCCTGGCGCTGCTCGATCAGGTCGCCGACGCGCTGGACACCCTGCACAACCGCGGCCTCGTCCACCTCGACGTGAAACCCGCCAACGTGCTCGTCACCAGCAAGGAAACCTCCCGCGAGCACGTCTACGTCGCCGACTTCGGCCTCACCCGCCGCGGCGCCACCGGCCACCGCACGCGCGGCGGCGACTTCCTGGGCTCCCCGACCTACGCCGCGCCCGAGCACCTGCGCGGCGAGCCCCTCGACGGGCGCACCGACCAATACGCGCTGACGTGCGTGCTCTTCGCGTGCCTCACCGGCACCCCGCCGTTCAAGGGCGACGTGCCGACGGTGATCAAGGGCCACCTCAACGGCGAGCCGCCCTCGGTCTCGCACGTGGTCGCGCTGCCCGCCGCCGTCGACGACGTGATCCGCAAGGGCATGGCGAAGAACCCCGCCGACCGGTACCCGAACTGCGTGGCGATGATCGCCGCCGCCCGCGTGGCGCTGGGACCGCTCGCGACGTCGGACACGCCGCCGGGGCCGCCGGGTTCGGGTGGGGCCGAGATGCAGAACGGACTGTCCGGCTTGGGTGGTCTCGGTGGTCCGGGTGCGGCCGGTGGCCAGGGCAGTCAGGGTGCTCACGGTCCTCAGGGGGAGGGAGCCGGCGTGCCGCCCTTCGGACAACAGCCGGGATACGGCCAAGGCGGGCCGCAGGGTCCCGGTGGGCTCGGCGGTCAGGGGAACGACCCGGCGCACGGCGCCCAATGGTCGGGACCCGGCGGACCTGGCGTCCCAAGTGGACCAGGCCAAACCGGACCCGGTGGCCAGGGCGCACCCGGCCAAGGCGGACCCGGCGACGGAAACCCGTGGGCCGGCCCCGGCGGCTGGTCCGGCGCCCCGCAGAACCCCGGCCAGCCCCCCGGCGCCCCGCCGCAAGGCCCGCCCCCCGGCTACGGCTACCCCGGCATGCCGCCGCAAGGACATCAAGTACCGCACGGATATCCGGGCCAACACGGTCACCCGGGACAACCCGGCCCGCAGCCCGGCTACTCCAACCAACAACCGGGCTACCCCAACCAGCAACAGGGTTACCCCGGCATGCACCCGGGTTACGGCCCGCCCGGCGACCCGATGCGGCTGCGTCCGCCGTCGCCCGCCGGTGGCGCCGGTGCGTTCCAGCAGTCGCGCAGCGGCGGTGGCCGGAAGTGGCTGTGGATCGGCCTCGGGATCGTCGTGCTCGCCGGCCTGATCGTCGGCGCGATCTTCCTCTTCGGCGGCGGCGACAGCGGCGGCGGCACGACCACCCCCACGACCGCGCCGAACATCCCCGTCGGCCCGGGCGGACCCAGCGGTTCGCAGTCCGGCTCGCCGTCGCTCAACCCGCCGCCCGCGTCGATCCCCATCCAGCCGAGCCGCTGA
- a CDS encoding cold-shock protein, with protein sequence MAVGTVKWFNSEKGYGFIESAEGPDVFVHYSAIQAEGFRTLDEGDRVEFEVQSGLDGRSQAADVRKVS encoded by the coding sequence GTGGCTGTCGGCACCGTCAAATGGTTCAACTCGGAAAAGGGCTACGGGTTCATCGAATCCGCCGAAGGGCCTGATGTGTTCGTCCACTATTCGGCGATCCAGGCCGAAGGATTCCGGACGCTCGACGAAGGGGACCGGGTCGAGTTCGAGGTCCAATCCGGCCTCGACGGCCGCAGTCAGGCGGCGGACGTCCGCAAGGTCTCCTGA
- a CDS encoding AIM24 family protein: MRVHTRHTPNFGVARVHLAPGEAVQSASDTMLATSFGVREGAPPSARGGARKPGVSVFTAPAEGGWVDLAPLGPGDVYPLELTGNTGWSVHRDAVLARPSSVRHDQTWAPLQQLFGADAGFLEHYSGTGPLVLTAPGPVDSFELSAGELVTVRPDYVLAYPDTLQCRLRAVDPSGPQSLRTGEGLVLDFAGPGTVLVQARNRRVSRG, encoded by the coding sequence ATGCGCGTCCACACGAGGCACACGCCGAACTTCGGCGTCGCGCGAGTGCACCTCGCGCCCGGCGAGGCCGTGCAGTCGGCGTCGGACACGATGCTGGCGACCAGCTTCGGCGTGCGCGAAGGCGCTCCGCCGTCGGCGCGGGGCGGCGCGCGCAAGCCCGGCGTCTCCGTGTTCACCGCGCCCGCCGAGGGCGGCTGGGTCGACCTCGCCCCGCTCGGGCCAGGCGACGTCTACCCGCTGGAGCTCACAGGCAATACCGGCTGGTCGGTGCACCGCGACGCCGTGCTCGCGCGGCCGTCTTCCGTGCGTCACGACCAGACGTGGGCGCCGTTGCAGCAGCTCTTCGGCGCCGACGCCGGGTTCCTCGAACACTACAGCGGCACCGGTCCGCTCGTGCTCACCGCGCCGGGACCCGTCGACTCGTTCGAGCTGTCGGCCGGTGAGTTGGTCACCGTGCGACCGGACTACGTGCTGGCCTACCCGGACACGCTGCAGTGCCGGCTGCGCGCCGTGGACCCGAGCGGCCCCCAGTCGCTGCGTACCGGCGAAGGTCTGGTCCTCGATTTCGCCGGACCGGGCACCGTTCTCGTGCAAGCGCGAAACAGGCGGGTTTCCCGGGGCTGA
- a CDS encoding AIM24 family protein encodes MQVRVRHQPSFAVARLELTPGEPVQVESGAMMATSYGVTVQSQANGGIMKGLGRAFLDVITLRPGEAITVGTGHVVAYADTVQYQLRKVAQGVIQSMKSGEGFVFDFAGPGQILMQTRNPSSLISWILSHVPSR; translated from the coding sequence ATGCAGGTACGAGTCCGCCACCAGCCGTCGTTCGCGGTTGCGCGGCTGGAGCTGACGCCGGGTGAACCGGTGCAGGTCGAGTCGGGCGCGATGATGGCGACCAGCTACGGCGTGACCGTCCAGTCGCAGGCCAACGGCGGGATCATGAAGGGCCTCGGCCGCGCGTTCCTCGACGTCATCACGCTGCGGCCGGGCGAGGCGATCACCGTCGGCACCGGTCACGTGGTGGCCTACGCCGACACTGTCCAGTACCAGCTCCGCAAGGTCGCGCAGGGTGTGATCCAGTCGATGAAGAGTGGTGAAGGCTTCGTGTTCGACTTCGCCGGCCCCGGCCAGATCCTCATGCAGACGCGCAACCCGTCCTCGCTGATCAGCTGGATCCTTTCGCACGTCCCCTCCCGCTGA